A region from the Panicum hallii strain FIL2 chromosome 1, PHallii_v3.1, whole genome shotgun sequence genome encodes:
- the LOC112872700 gene encoding ethylene-responsive transcription factor ERF013-like — protein MVKGGAHQLQDAAADGNAAAAARQQGAGCGGGKRQYKGVRMRSWGSWVSEIRAPNQKTRIWLGSYSTAEAAARAYDAALLCLKGSAADLNFPVHLPFHIPAAAMSPKSIQRVAAAAAANAGCSPLQAGAPYYPAAAAINAATPPCSYGDASSGASSPETGNAGQYYRTAHDDVDVTGDADLAALADIEAFFQSPKCMEYAMMDPCSSFFAPAPMATDAAGEWEEEGVRFSCFKLLR, from the exons ATGGTGAAGGGCGGCGCGCATCAGCTGCAGGACGCGGCGGCCGACGGCaatgcggcggcggctgcgaggCAGCAGGGcgcgggctgcggcggcgggaagCGCCAGTACAAGGGCGTGCGCATGCGGAGCTGGGGCTCGTGGGTGTCGGAGATCCGGGCGCCCAACCAGAAGACGCGGATATGGCTCGGCTCCTACTCCACCGCCgaggccgccgctcgcgcctaCGACGCCGCGCTGCTCTGCCTCAAGGGCTCCGCCGCCGACCTCAACTTCCCCGTGCACCTCCCCTTCCACATCCCCGCCGCAGCCATGTCGCCCAAGTCCATCCagcgcgtcgccgccgccgcggccgccaacGCCGGGTGCAGCCCGCTGCAGGCCGGCGCGCCCTActaccccgccgccgcggccatcAACGCCGCCACCCCGCCGTGCAGCTACGGCGACGCCTCGTCGGGCGCGAGCTCCCCGGAGACCGGGAACGCCGGCCAGTACTACCGGACGGCGCACGACGACGTGGACGTGACGGGGGACGCGGACCTCGCCGCGCTCGCGGACATCGAGGCCTTCTTCCAGTCGCCCAAGTGCATGGAGTACGCCATGATGGACCCATGCAGCTCCTTCTTCGCTCCAGCGCCCATGGCGACGGACGCGGCCGGTGAATGGGAGGAGGAAG GTGTGAGATTTTCATGCTTTAAGCTACTGCGGTAA